The Telopea speciosissima isolate NSW1024214 ecotype Mountain lineage chromosome 11, Tspe_v1, whole genome shotgun sequence genome includes the window CACATGCTGGTAAGGGGGTATTGCTTAAATCAGTGGTCTCTTCTATGTCCAATTATGCATGTATGCATTTTAAGTTACCAGCATCGCATCACAAATCCTTGTGTCATATGGCTTCCAATTTAATTGGGGGGAGACTTATGGGTGACCAAAGATGCATTGGATTTCTTGGGAGCGCCTATGCTTGTCGAAGGAGTATGGTGGGTTGGGATTCCATGACCCGGCCCTTCATAACAGTGCTTTACTTTCTAAGATGGCATGGCGGTTGTGGTCGGATTCAAATAGCTTACTTTATCATTTCTTGAAGGCTATTTATGGAAGGGAAACGGGTCTTGAAGGATGGTTTATGTTGGAATGCTGGAAATGGTGAGTGTATTGATATTTGGTCTGATGCATGGATTCCTTCTTATACTGATTTTAGGGTCACCTCAATTTGTCCAAACATTCCATGGTTGAGGAGGGTTTCAGATCTTATTGACCCAATTTCTCATACTTGGCCAGTGATTTGCTTTCTAGTTATTTTAATGCTGCTGATATCAGGGAGATAATGAACATAAATTTCTCACTTTGTGATCGGCCTGACCGATTGGTATGGATGGGAAGTAAGAATGGTATTTTCTCCGTTCGTAGTGTCTACCATCTTCTATCTAATAAGGAACATGCTCGCCGTATGTCTTTGGCATCCTCCTCCAGATTACATGATTAGAGTTCGGTTCCCAGTGCTGTTTGGAAGTCTATCTGGAATTGTAAAACAGTTCCTAAGATACAATGCTTTTTATGGCGTGCTTGTGCCGCAGGTCTTGCAACTGGTGATGCTGTAACATGGCGCAATGTTCATGCTGATCTGCTTTGTGTTCGGTGTGGGGAACGTGAGACAACTTCACACATTCTATTGGGTTGCTCATTTGCGAGGGCTGTATGGTTTGGTAGCCCACTTGGTTCTGTCTCTTCGGTGCTAGGTGATCAACGTTTTTCAGATTGGATTAAGACTTGGAAGTTATTCTCCCGGTTGGGGAAGAAGGAGTCCAGGTCTATGGTCACTTTATGTAGTTTCATTTGTTGGCACATTTGATTGTCAAggaatgatttgatttttgggCGTAGAATTTGGCGGCCTTCAGATGTTATTGCAGCAGCTGTTAAGGCCTTCCATGAGTATGATGTGATTCCTTCTAATATCATTTCTTACCCTCCAACATTGGTTGATAGACCCCTTCACTAGGTTGCACCTGCTATGGGGTAGATTCATCCAAATCAGGTGTTGGGTTTATTTGTAGAGATCACACTAGACAACCTTTGCTTGCTGCCTCATTCCCGACTCCCTTTTCAGATATTTTAGTGGGTGAAGCTATTGCTGTTCGGTATGTGATGATGGAGATGATCACGGCTGGGTTTGAGCGGGTTATGATTGAGTCTGACACTATGAATCTGATTTCATATGCCAGGACTGGTGGTGGAACTTCACTTCTACACATTCGAGTGTTGGTGGATGATACTATTCATCTTTCTTCCTCTGTTGGTTCTTGTTGTTTCTTTTCAAttccaagggagattaacagcgtgGCTAACTCCTTGGCTCGGAGGGCTTTGTCGTTAACATGCACTACTGAATGGCCCAATTCCAATCCATGGTTGCTTGAGTTGTGTTTCTCATTGCCGCCATGAGTTTTGCATGTCTCATTTTCTAATAAAgacttgtttaccaaaaaaacatttttaagTATGTCAAATAgtacttataaaaaaataatgggaagcagttttctgttcgagagtgtggcctacaccagcactcccatgtgtctttctctttctcttcctcaaaacaagctcttttcaaatggggaggagagagatagactcatgggagtgctaacATAGGCCACAATACCGcacaaagaactttctccctgATACACCACAATTTTCACTTCAAATCATGATGGTACATGTGGACTCACCATTAAATGGAACTTGGACGCATGCTTGGAAAATCCCATGTGCCAGACAGTTATAAAACTAATCCCCACCATGGCGGTTAGGGGATCGCCCACGGGAAGACCCACGTGCACCAAGAACGGAGGGGAGGACCACATCAAGAATGAGAATACCAAAAACCGTGTTGCCAAAGAAGACCACTACTAATGAAGAATGGGTTACCATAGATTTGATCCATCTATATAAATTCAAGGCTAAGCCCTCAGCTGGGGAAAAAAGATTGTATTCAATAATTAATAAAGAGAATATTTTATTGCAGTGTATTTTCtctgctttttctctttcattctcaatttctttcaattttctttattaGCTTTAAGAGTTGTTTTTGTAACAAGGATTTTCTCTGGCAGAAATTCTTATACAACatttggcgccgtctatgggaaacagagaagaaagacCTACGGAGATCCCACTATGACCAACACAAGAAACCAGGCTAGGATCACTCGatccgccaccgccaccgctgCAGCAAATCCTCCGCCAGGACCTCCCACTGCTAGTCAGGGAGGAATCTTGCCCCGTCCGACTGTTTCCAGACAGGAAGGCAAGAATCTTATTCCAGAAGATGAGGAACCGCCACGCCAGGAAGAGTCTCAGCCAAGACTCCCAGGGGACCCCCCACGTTACATGACCATGGAACAGTTCGATGCGATGCAGGCCCGCTAGAATGACAATATGGAGCAGATGTTGGAGATGCAACACGGTCTCTTACAGGGGATACCCATACCCCCTCCGCCGCCAAACAGAGAAAGATCTCGTTCACCGAAATATAGCGAGAACCATAGCAATGTAAACAACACTCGACAAAGGAATAGAGAGGTACGAGGAAATgccaagaatcaagattcaCACATGACAAAGGTTGAGCAAGCTCTGAATTAAAAAGTCTTGGAATTCCAAGACTAGATTCAAGAAGTTATAAGGGGAAAGAACCAAGCCCCAATCCATAACTTTCACTTTACTGCAAATTTAGCATTCACAGATGAAGTGCGGTTCGAACCCCTCCCAAAAGGGTTCAAGATGCCAACCATAGAGCAATATGCCGGCACCACGAACCCAGAAGATCACCTGGAAACCTTCAAGTCTCCCCTGTTCTTTCAAGGTGCTTCAGATGCTATAATGTGCAGAGCTTTTCCCTCCACCCTAAAGGGGGCGGCATGACAATGGTTCTCCCGGCTCCCTCCACGATCTCTCTCCAATTTCACCGACCTGGGGAGAGCCTTCTTAGCTCACTTTGTTAGTAGCAAAGTTCACAAGAAGATAGCCGCCAATCTTCTTGCCATAAAGCAGTGCCTCGAAGAGTccattaggggttttcttaCCAGGTTCAATAAAGAAGCCCTGGAGGTATGCAACTTAGACCCAGTAATGAAATTTCAGGCGTTGCATAGAGGAATTCGAGATGTCGAATTGAAAAAGTCCTTAATTATAGATGAACCAGGAGACATGTATGAGTTGTTCTCCAGATGCGAAAAGCATATTAACTTAGCTGAAGTTCTTGCGTccgagaaagaagataaaatcgAGAAGAGAGCCCTGGAAAAGAAGGAGGAGGCCCCCCAAGAAGCCGACGCAAAGCGCAGTAGAGATGACAAAGATGCTAGAAGAAAGCCAGGCAAAGGGAAAGCTTGGGTCCCTAAGGCTACTAATCGGGAATCCAAATCGCTTTATACGGCTCTGACTCATACCCGAGCGCACATATTGAATGAAATCAAAGACCAGGTGACCCTACGGTGGCCAGCCAAGATGGTCAAGCCATCGCATGAGTGTAACAAGAACACGTACTATCGCTTTCATCAAGACCACGGTCACGATACCGAAGAGTGTAGACAGCTGAAAGATGAGATTGAGGCTCTCATCCAAAGAGGGTGCCTAGGTCGATTCGTCAAGAAAGAAGGAAACGAGCGCAGGCCGGATTATCGTACTCGGGAgccagaagaaaaacaaaggtcACCCCTACGAGCTGATAAAAGAGAACTCCCCCAAGGTAAGCCCCATGCCGAGAATGTGCCCTTAAGGGAGATAACTACCATATTTGGCGGGCCTGGAATGGGAGGAGAAACCTCGAATTCCCGAAAGCAGCATGCTCGGAGTGTATTGCAAGCCGAAGCCACGGTCAAAAGGAGAAGAACGGGTTATCCCATAACCTTTTCTGATGAAGATATGGCGGATATTCAGACCCCCCATGACGACGCCTTAGTGATCAAGATGGTTATAGCCAACTACATGGTGGGAAGGATCCTGGTGGACAATGGGAGCTCAGCTGATATCCTGTACTATGATGCCTTTGAAAAGATGCTCCTAAAACCCGAGATGCTAAAAAGAGTGGAGTCTCCCCTATATGGTTTCAATGGGGCCCTGGTACAGACAGAAGGATCGATGGAGCTACTGGTTATTGTGGGGACAGAGCCCAAACTCTTTACGGTGACGATCAATTTCCTGATAGTAAAGGTGAATTCCACACACAATGGGATATTAGGGCGGCCAAGACTCACTGCACTACAGGCAGTGGTTTCTACACCACACCTAATTCTGAAATTCCCAACTGATCATGGGGTGGGAGAATGTTGGGGAAGCCAAGTAGCAACCCGACGCTGCTATGAAGGATACTTGAGAACCAAAGGAAAAGAACCACAAATGCATCTGATCCACTTGAATTACAACCGAGATATCGGTGAGCAGGAAAGAAGTGAGCCAGCCGAGGAGCTAGTCCCCATGGAGATAGTAGAAGGGGATGCAACGCGGATCGTCCAGATAGGCGCAGGCCTGAGTGACGAAAGAAAAATTGCCCTCATAAGTTTTTTGAGAACCAATGCAGACGTGTTCTCCTGGTCTGCTACTGATATGCCAGGGATAGATAGAAAGATAGCCGAACATAGGCTCAGCGTCTATCCAAAAGCCAAGCCAGTGttctagaagaagagaaccttTACACCGGAACGTCAAGAGAAGGTGATTGAGGAAGTAACCAAGTTGCTTGATACTAGCTTTATCGAGGAAGCTATCTACCCAGAATGGCtttctaatgttgtaatggtcCCCAAGCCAAACGGCAAATGgcgaatgtgtattgattttacagatttgaataaagcttgtcctaaagactactaccccTTGCCTcgtatttatttattgatagACGCAATGGCAGGTTAAGAAATGCTTCTTTTATGGATGCTTACTCcgggtataatcagatcaggATGTATGAGCCTGATATATTGAAAACTTCTTTTATCGCAAAGAGAGATACATACTGTTACATTCGCATGCCTTTTGGATCAAAGAATGCTGGAGCTTCCTATCATCGTTTAGTAAATTATCTTTTTAGACATCAAATAGGCCGTAATGTggaagtttatgtagatgatatgcttatAAAAAGCTTGAAAGCACAAGATCACATTGCAGATCTGAATGAGGTATTTCAAGTCTTAAGAGAAAGCAAAATGAGGTTGAACCCAGCCAAATGTGCCTTTAGAGTCACATCAGGAAAGTTCCTCGGTTTCATGGTCTCAAAAAGAGGGATAGAGGCAAATCCAGCAAAGATCAAGGCTATACTAGAGATGCGTCCGCCTGGACGGGTTAAGAAATTACAAGAACTCACGGGGAGAATAGCCGCTCTCGAAAGATTTATCTCGACTTCGGGAGACAGGTGTTTGCCTTTTTTCAAGGCTCTCAAAAACCGACCAAAGGATAGTGAAACTAAAGGGACCAAGCTCACCTTCGAATGGACCGAAGAATGCCAGAAAGCCTTCACAGAGCTAAAAAGATATATGGCACAGCTACCTCTTTTGTCAAAACCAGAACCAGGGGACACATTACAATTATACATAGCCATTACTACGGTAGTAGTTAGCGTTGTATTGGTCCGTGGAGACGGACGGATTCAAAAGCCGATATATTATGTCAGCAAGGTACTCCTGGATGCTGAAACCAGGTATAGCAATGTGGAAAAATATGCCTATGCATTGGTTACGGCGGCTAGAAAATTAAGGCCCTATTTTCAAGCTTACAACATTGAAGTAATCTCCAACCAgcctttgaagaagatattaGCTAAACCCGACCACTTAGGAAGACTAGTAGCATGGTGCGTGGAGTTGGGGGAATTCGACATCCATTACAAGCCCCGAACTGCCATAAAGGCTCAGACCTTGGTGGATTTTGTGGTAGAATGTACACTTCCTGAAGAGGAAACCCCTTCCACCGCGCAGACTGAGCAGATAACAGAAGAATGGACACTGTACGTGGATGGTTCATCCAGCGCGCAAGGATGTGGGGCATGATTGATATTAACTAGCCCTGGAGGGTTTACTGTACAATACGCACTGAGGTTCAAATTTCAGGCCTCTAATAATGGAGCTGAATATGAAGCTCTAATTGCAGGCTTGAAGCTAGCACAAAGCCTAATGGTAAAGTATATTACCGTCCACAGTGATTCTCAGCTGATAGTTAATCAGGTTAAAGGGGAGTATGAAGCCAAAGAATCTCGGATGGCCCAATACCTGAGAAGAGTACAAGACCTGATCACAAGTTTCAACCATTTTGAGATACTTCAAGTACCTCGGACATAAAATGCCTCTGCTAATGCCTTCTCTAAGTTGGCAACCTCAGATTTTCAAGACCTGAGCATAACAGCGTACCTCGATGTGCTCAGTACTCCGAGCATAAAACAATCCGAGGAAGTATTGCCAATCGAAGTGGAAccttgctggatggaccctTTAGTCAACTACCTCTAGGAGGGCATACTGCCCACCGATAAAGAAGATGCAAAGAAGGTCAAAATGAGGGCCACCCGATATACAATGATAGGGGGACGACTATATAAAAAGGCATTGGGCCTTTTGCAATGCCTTATCTAAAATGTCTCCGACCATCTGAAGCAGAGTATGTACTTTGGGAGATACACACAGGCATTtgtggacaacacttgggggcaCAGCACTGGCCCATAAAGTCAttagataaggatactttttggcCATATCTCCGCAAAGAAGCACTGAGTTTTGTCCGTAAATTCCTGAAATGTCAAAAGTTTGCACCCATCACTCGTCAACCTGCAACCTAACTCATTTCAATCTCCAGTCAGTTGCCCTTTGTCCAATAGGGAATGGACATATTGGGACCTTTCCCCAAAGTATCTAGAGGCAAGCAATTTATAGTAGTGGCCGttgactatttcaccaaatgggtagaagcagaAGCATTGGCAACCATCACTGCAGTAAAAATCTGGAAATTCTTCCTACATTCAGTTATATACAGGTATGGAATCCCGAGAACCCTCATTACTgataatgggaagcagtttgaACAGAACATCAAGGAATTTATTGACCAATATGAAATTTAGTTAAGAAAGACCTCAGTAGCCCACCCCCAATCCAACAGCCTGGCAAAAGCAATAAACAAAATTCTATTAGATGGAATCAAGAAAAAGCTGGAAACAGCCAAAGGATTGTGGGTGGAAGAACTGCCTAACATTCTATGGGCATATCGAACAACCACGAGGTTGGCAACTGGAGAAACATCCTTCATGCTGGCATATGGAACTGAGGCAGTACTCCGAGTAGAAATAGGAGAAACCTCACTAAGGGTACACATCTATATAACCCTGAGGCTAATGATGAAGAGCTAAGAGTAAACTTAGATCTGTTTGAAGAAATCCGAGAAACAGCTTGGGTACAAAATGCAGTACACTAGTAGCAGACAGCACGCCACTATAACACAAAGTTGAAAGCTAAAAGGTCCCATGAAGGAGAACTGGTCCTACGCAAAGTAGAAGCCTCAGACCCGAGATCCATGGGAAAGTTATCACCTAATTGGAAAGGGCCATATAGAATCTCCAAGCAAGTAGCCCCAGGAGCATATCATTTGGAGGAATGCGGAGAACTTGCAAAAATTCTATCAATAAAGGCCAATTCCCAGTTGTTTGAATTCTGGTAGTACTCAATTGTTAGAActccaaaattaaatttcaaGGTTGTTAGTTGTTTGGACTCCAAATGTGTCATTCGTGGAAAATCAATTAAGTTGAAGGTAAGCATTAGAGTTCTCTAtggatattattttttttgtcaataaTGTCCCAGCAACCAACATAatagtgagttgcaccataggggcgtttccccaatcaaagatgatggtcacccgaccataatggtgagttgcaccataagggcgtttccccaatcaaagatgatggtcacccgaccataatggtgagttacaccatagggACGTTTCCCCaatcaaagatgatggtcaccAGGGCCATAATGATGAGTTACACCATAGGAGCGTTTCCCCaatcaaagatgatggtcaccAGACCATAATgatgagttgcaccataggggcgtttttCCCAAAGCAAAGGCAATGATCAACCAACTACGGAGGTAAACACGAAGCAGAAATATAAGGCCAAGCCATGACAAAGATGAAGAAAGCAAAGCAAAGTGTACAAAGAAAATCGCTCAAATGACAAAGTTCTTTTATTAGCATTCTAGTCTACCAATACAAGTATGTAATGATTCGAGTATAAGCTTACAAAGCCATTATAACTTTCAAGTACAAGTACACAGTGGGATTTACAAGTACTATGCTCGGTTTTAAGACTAGTTCATCAAAAGGAGAAAACGTGGCAAACTAATAGCATAACCACATCGCTAGGAGAAAGCCATCTCTGCGCTCCCGAGCAAAAGAAGGATGATGAAAATTGAGAACCGGAGGAGGGGAAGTGTGAGACCAGAGTAGCATTGACATAATGATCGATATCGAGCTTGACCATGAGGAAATAAAACCAGCTATTCCAGAGCAACCCCGAGAATCAAGAGGAGGCAAGCCAATTGGAATTAACCATCAGCGCACTAAAGCACCAAACTAGTCAGAATTATGGGTTTTCGGTTCTCCAGTGCACTGACAGATCCACACCACTGCGGGGAGCAGCCtcctcaagattctccaccccttTGATGCAACCTTCCTTCTCCAAAGAGTTGGCAAAGGGAAGGCACCCAAAGAAGCGTTATCACAGCCAATCAACCCAAAAGACACTACGtgtcgattgaggatcgaagctGTGAAAGGaaatgtcgattgaagattgaagccaaaAATAGTACTTCTGAGAAGATTCATCTTCAGAAACTTGAAACCTTTACACCGGGCGAAGCCATGGCAACCAAAACGCCATAAGAAATACAAAGTTTCTACGAAATCACAATAGGGAAGAGCCATTGAAGAACCCATATCTCTCTGAAGAGAAAAAGTGTGAAGGAGGCCAACCCTATTTAAGGGGCAAAGTGATGGTTCGAaggtgaaaaagaaaattaagggAGTAACTACCCCCATTTACTGGGAAGTTACACCCAAAGCCACATGTTTCAACCCCAATGGACCAAGCGTTCCTTAAAAAATGGGAAGTAGTGCAGTAACCTAGATACCGATTCGATTTCTTTACCAGCCCCATTAATACTAAAGTATATGGAACACCAGTCAAACAAAGAAACAATAAATATTAGCATGGGAAATCCACAAAAATCTGTGGAAAAAGGATTCGCATCATGATGAATAAGTACGTCAGGGAAAAAGACAAACGTCACCAGAAgccaagagaaaagaaggatttgacaattcaaaaagagaaaaaagtaaCACAGATTCAATAAATTCCAAGCATGAAAGATAAAATATATACATCCGAGGAACGACAACAATTGCCCAAGATACAACAATCACAGTTTTAAATATTTGAGCTCGGGACGAGGAGGATTAGGGGGCAAAGGCCCTGGAACATTttgtggaggaggaaagaaaggaatggACAGTGTTAAAGGGTCAAGTACAACCTCCCGTACTGGAGCACAaggatcaaaacctaatttcaTCTTTCCCCAATTAAAATAAGGGGCAACCTCCCTCACTCGGTTATATAGCCGTTGAGCACCTTCCAAGGCCTTGTCCGCGTAGAAATGCTTAAACGCAGCTGATTGAACCACGTGGTTGATTATTAAGTTTGCTGCAGCATACTTCTCAGCCCAGAGGTAATCCCTAACGTTATCCATAATATCCCAAGCAAAATCCGGTCTAGCCAATAGATCTTTTTCCCACCGTCCAAGGGACTTGTAATCTTCCAATTCTACTTCCAACTGAGAATTTTGCTTCCGTAGTATGACATTAGCCCTGTCGTATGCCATAATCTGAGATTGCAGTTCCTTCTCATGCTCTGAAGTTTCTTAAGCTACGATATTGACCAAGGGAGCATGTTCCTAGGCAAAAAGTGGTAGGGAGTCATAATCGAATCAACAGCAAGACGAAAATCCAAAAATAGCAAAGAAAGCCCATGGCCATTTTTTCATTGACTAGCGTGCGCGgaagtaccaaaaaaaaaagggaagacaaCGACAAACAACACTAAGTATttggcaaaacaaaaaaattaaatcgtAGGGGCATCTACAGCATCTTCAGGGGTCAAGAGAGTAACTGGCGTGGTTGACAGAGCTGGAGAaggatctttctctctctggtcAACATTCTGCACTTCATTTTCCTCGGGAGCAATCTCAAGAGAGACAGAAGACACAGCCTGCTCAGTTCCAGTATCAGCAGCTCCATCAGGGCTGACCCCAGAACAAGGCCCACCAGCCTCATTAGAAGGCACTTGAGGAATCACAAATGAAGAGGGGCGAGGGATGTCTAATTTCCCAACCGAAGAGGCAGGTTTATATGCACTCGACTCCAGCCGTTCAAGCATATATTCCACTTCGATTATCCCCTCAAAGTTGAAATCTAGATGCCTCTTTTTCACTCAAAACCAGATGGAGTAAGCCATCTTCAGCATAGTCAGAGAAGCTGTCGACATATGATGGGTTTTGCAAGCCTCAGAGTTAAGATATTCATTAAGGGTCCTGCTCCCCGCATCCTTAACCTAAACTTTCAGGCTATTGATCTCAACCTGTGCCTCACCGAGCAACCGGTTCTTCTCGCTCAActtctttttgattttcttataagAAGACTTGGAAGATTGGGCCTCCTCCTCAGCTTTCTTCAGCCCCTCCTGAGCTTCCGACAACGCCTTCCCAGCAGACTCTTTTTCAGCCTTCAGATTGGCCAATTCGTTATTCAGACGAGGAAACTCTTCCTCATAGTACTTAATAGCCTTTTTCATCTCCCTCATTTCCTCCTCGGATTTTTGATACACCTCAGCAACCTTCCTCCTTCGCTCCACCAATTCCGAAGCAAAGGCCAGAACCAAAAATAGAATGAAAACCATGTCAATAAGTAGGGAGAAATAAGTGAAAATATAAACTAGAGAAAGAATGTCACCTCATAGCCCCGAGCAAGAGTGGACTTCTCTAATACGTCATCAGACATCTCGGAAAGCCAAGCCTGGTCTGCTGGGGCTACACAATTTAAGGCCATATTTTTTGCCGCCGCAACATTGCCAATTACCCTCTAATCATTAGTAATAGACCATTGGAGAACAAACACATTGAGATTGGCCTTGCCTTTACCCTTATCCTTTTTGgtactgtttgagttaaaataaaactgcaagcgtacgggtcaatcgtacctacgggtcgaacacgaggagatatatgccactctatttaactaacttacaagtaatgcaaagtgaaccaaattaaagtgttaaattaaactaattaaactaacgaaaatcaatgcatcctaactcataagcatctaacaaaattaagagattaaatcggcgtcctaacacatgagcatctaacctatcaaactaaagtgaattgaaaggaataaaaatgcagccacacatactaaccacataaaaagaaataagggaataaaaatgcatccacaaaccacaaccatataaaattaaaataaaagaaatagagggagaagaagaagaagaagatagagagagatagaggagatggagaatgagattgagagtttagatagtaaaacctggatgtgcttgcatgaatgtaatagaaaagcttgaatacttgcataaacttaccatggcctcctcttctaaatcttcaagtcttgtcatcaacttaagaacttagactagaaggcttaaaacctaaactagaattaagaaattacaacccaattgaagatttaaattgaaattaaagcataaactaaacctattataaccgttaaataaaaatcaaaaaagcaaactagaacttagaaaagccaaaaatcacaaattagaaggggaagaagagaagaaatttcactaagtgaatgagcaatttttacaagagaggtagggggtatttataggtggaagagaggagaagagagaagatggaagtgtaggagaaatattccctaagaaaagagaatattctcttctctttcctcttttataaTGCCTttatcctaagaaaaaaaatagaaagaagaagaagagaagattatttacatagaccatctatttctaaaaaagcaaacttccaattctaacaagtgcttccttttctttgtagatatcttctccaagcaataaaatcaaagcatctttgatttttcaacctttcatagatgagaaaatataaatctatcccaagtagaattccagaagtgcccttgagaagttggaggagagagagagtaagggtgatgactaggattccttcaagaataaataaaatactcattctaacttcagaaaacgtggagtgtggggtgcttatataggcctcaccattgtgttccttacgaaaaatcacccaaaatagacctaatttcgtccaatttggagttcgggagcccaagatatctcaagttgaagttggactgtccagagccctccaaatggaatctttcgggtataggaaatataacttttggttattacgttaaggcccctggaatctgaactttcgcctcactttatccccaggcgactgtcaataattataaataaacccctatagaccattttcgtgcttcgttatggaaacggccgtaacttcttcgtttcaactcggaatcaagtgccgtttgaaccgttgcgaagctgactcgatgggctacgtatctaagccattaacaccactaaacagcttaaaaacattttcttagcatcatctcctccattttcacaagaattcacctaaaacctgaaaagcacaagaaagcaccgagtaactctgtccaat containing:
- the LOC122644957 gene encoding uncharacterized protein LOC122644957, with translation MKFQALHRGIRDVELKKSLIIDEPGDMYELFSRCEKHINLAEVLASEKEDKIEKRALEKKEEAPQEADAKRSRDDKDARRKPGKGKAWVPKATNRESKSLYTALTHTRAHILNEIKDQVTLRWPAKMVKPSHECNKNTYYRFHQDHGHDTEECRQLKDEIEALIQRGCLGRFVKKEGNERRPDYRTREPEEKQRSPLRADKRELPQGKPHAENVPLREITTIFGGPGMGGETSNSRKQHARSVLQAEATVKRRRTGYPITFSDEDMADIQTPHDDALVIKMVIANYMVGRILVDNGSSADILYYDAFEKMLLKPEMLKRVESPLYGFNGALVQTEGSMELLVIVGTEPKLFTVTINFLIVKVNSTHNGILGRPRLTALQAVVSTPHLILKFPTDHGVGECWGSQVATRRCYEGYLRTKGKEPQMHLIHLNYNRDIGEQERSEPAEELVPMEIVEGDATRIVQIGAGLSDERKIALISFLRTNADVFSWSATDMPGIDRKIAEHRLSVYPKAKPVF